The following proteins come from a genomic window of Synechococcus sp. BIOS-E4-1:
- a CDS encoding N-acetylmuramoyl-L-alanine amidase: protein MPRPPRRFSALLVALALQSAGLLMALPARAASALAAWSLGSDGVLQLRTATGARLDAFFEAGEAGRGPRVWIDFPGELSRARKLRGSGPVREVRLGKPNPGATRLVIEFNPGVELDPGQLRLIGTSPDRWKLMFEGLATRGLRTIGEGDLNRASSGRWGGVRIKPTRTPVNAAGLPTVPRGRYRVVIDPGHGGPDPGAVGIRGIRESEIVLDISLQVARLLEAKGVQVTLTRTAEVDVDLPPRVSLANRLGATAFVSIHANAISMSRPEVNGIETFYFSDPRSARLAAHIQQQVLNVSPGSPNRGVRRGRFFVIRRTTMPSVLVETGFVTGSLDSPRLATASHRRRLSLAIATGILEYLQGVR, encoded by the coding sequence ATGCCTCGGCCACCTCGTCGTTTCAGTGCCCTGCTGGTTGCCCTCGCCCTGCAGAGCGCAGGTTTGCTGATGGCGTTGCCCGCTCGGGCCGCCAGTGCCCTTGCTGCCTGGTCTCTGGGTAGTGATGGGGTTCTTCAATTGCGCACGGCCACAGGTGCGCGCCTCGATGCCTTCTTTGAAGCCGGGGAAGCCGGTCGTGGGCCAAGGGTCTGGATCGACTTCCCCGGTGAGCTGAGCCGCGCCCGCAAACTTCGAGGCTCCGGTCCCGTCCGCGAGGTTCGACTGGGAAAGCCCAACCCTGGTGCCACGCGTCTGGTCATCGAGTTCAATCCAGGCGTTGAACTCGACCCTGGTCAGTTGCGACTGATCGGTACCTCGCCGGATCGCTGGAAGTTGATGTTCGAGGGGCTGGCCACCAGAGGCCTCCGCACCATCGGGGAAGGCGATCTCAATCGGGCAAGTTCCGGCCGCTGGGGTGGCGTTCGCATCAAGCCCACGCGGACGCCTGTCAATGCAGCAGGGCTCCCGACTGTTCCTCGCGGCCGTTACAGAGTTGTGATCGATCCAGGTCATGGTGGGCCTGACCCCGGCGCGGTGGGGATTAGAGGGATTCGCGAGTCGGAAATCGTTCTCGATATCTCTCTTCAGGTGGCTCGCTTGCTTGAGGCCAAGGGTGTTCAGGTCACCCTGACCCGTACTGCAGAAGTGGATGTTGATCTGCCGCCGAGGGTCTCACTTGCCAACCGACTTGGTGCAACAGCGTTTGTGAGCATCCATGCCAATGCAATCAGCATGTCCCGTCCGGAAGTGAACGGCATTGAAACCTTTTATTTCTCCGATCCCCGCTCCGCACGGCTGGCCGCTCACATTCAGCAGCAGGTGCTGAATGTGTCTCCCGGAAGTCCCAATCGCGGCGTCCGTCGCGGACGCTTCTTCGTGATTCGCCGCACCACCATGCCTTCGGTATTGGTGGAAACAGGGTTTGTCACGGGCAGTCTCGATTCCCCAAGGCTGGCCACCGCATCACATCGCCGTCGGCTCTCTCTGGCCATTGCCACCGGCATCCTTGAGTATCTCCAGGGGGTGCGATGA
- a CDS encoding Fe2+-dependent dioxygenase — MNHIKLQLFNPQQCQAMLDNIKNGEWIDGRTTAGAQARDGKINEQIVHTSALRAEIQNLVQQAMWAHPAIKSFCVPRKLHRFLISRTRTGGGYDSHVDNAYMSSGRSDLSFTLCLSDQHSFAGGSLEVDTLTDSLELALQQGEIVIYPSSTMHRVNTVTSGERVACVGWIESYLKNETDRVTLFQLDTGARGLLAKHGRSEELDLVFLAYTNLLRSLGT, encoded by the coding sequence ATGAACCACATCAAGCTCCAGCTTTTCAATCCCCAGCAGTGCCAGGCAATGCTGGACAACATCAAGAACGGTGAATGGATTGACGGCAGGACAACGGCTGGAGCACAAGCCAGAGACGGGAAAATCAATGAACAGATCGTTCACACATCTGCACTTAGAGCCGAGATTCAAAACCTCGTACAACAGGCAATGTGGGCACATCCAGCGATCAAAAGCTTCTGTGTGCCGCGAAAACTGCACCGGTTTTTGATCAGCCGAACAAGAACCGGAGGTGGATATGACAGCCATGTTGACAACGCCTACATGAGCAGCGGCAGAAGCGACCTTTCCTTCACGCTCTGCTTGTCTGACCAGCATTCGTTCGCAGGCGGTTCACTGGAAGTCGACACGCTGACGGACTCCCTGGAACTTGCACTTCAGCAGGGAGAGATCGTGATCTATCCCAGCTCCACCATGCATCGCGTCAACACAGTCACCAGCGGAGAACGCGTTGCTTGCGTGGGTTGGATCGAAAGCTATCTGAAGAACGAAACAGATCGCGTGACCTTATTTCAACTGGATACGGGTGCCAGAGGATTACTCGCCAAACACGGTCGCAGCGAAGAACTCGACCTGGTGTTTTTGGCGTATACAAATTTACTGCGATCACTGGGCACCTGA
- a CDS encoding UbiD family decarboxylase — translation MALFRSGPGTRDLRAFIQLLEERGQLKRITAPVDPDLELAAIADRVLASGGPGLLFENVIGSSMPVAVNLLGTVERVVWSMGLDHPEQLEELGERLALLQQPRPPKGLGETKKFARVFWDLVKARPDRDLLPPCRQQVFEGDEVNLHNIPLIRPWPGDAGGVITLGLVITKDPETGVPNVGVYRLQKQSVNTMTVHWLSVRGGARHLRKASALGQKLEIAIAIGVHPLLVMAAATPIPVQLSEWLFAGIYAGEGVRLAPCKTVDLQVPSHSEVVLEGTITPGEVMPDGPFGDHMGFYGGVEDSPLVRFHCMTQRKDPVFLTTFSGRPPKEEAMLAIALNRIYTPILRQQIPEIKDFFLPMEALSYKLAVISIDKAYPGQAKRAAMAFWSALPQFTYTKFVVVVDSHINVRDPRQVVWAIAAQVDPQRDLFTLENTPFDSLDFASEQLGLGGRLAIDATTKVGPEKNHPWGKPLSRPDDLEQHVTDRLDELGLSDISNREPNPELFGYLLDQLIANRPGP, via the coding sequence ATGGCTCTGTTCCGCTCCGGTCCCGGCACCAGGGATCTGCGCGCCTTCATTCAATTGCTGGAGGAGCGGGGTCAACTGAAGCGGATCACGGCACCGGTCGATCCGGATCTCGAGTTGGCGGCCATTGCTGATCGCGTCCTGGCCAGCGGAGGACCGGGGTTGTTGTTCGAGAACGTGATCGGATCCTCCATGCCGGTCGCCGTCAACCTGCTCGGCACCGTGGAGCGCGTTGTCTGGAGCATGGGCCTTGATCATCCAGAGCAACTGGAGGAGCTGGGCGAGCGCCTGGCGTTGCTCCAGCAGCCACGCCCACCCAAGGGATTAGGCGAAACCAAGAAATTTGCCCGGGTGTTCTGGGACCTGGTGAAAGCAAGACCGGACCGGGATCTGTTGCCGCCCTGCCGTCAGCAGGTTTTTGAAGGCGATGAGGTCAACCTCCATAACATCCCTCTGATCCGTCCCTGGCCAGGCGACGCAGGCGGCGTGATCACGCTCGGACTGGTGATCACGAAAGACCCCGAAACTGGGGTCCCCAACGTGGGGGTTTATCGGCTTCAGAAACAGTCGGTCAACACCATGACCGTGCACTGGCTCAGCGTCCGCGGCGGTGCTCGTCATCTGCGCAAGGCGTCTGCTCTCGGACAGAAGCTGGAGATCGCCATCGCCATCGGTGTCCATCCACTGCTGGTGATGGCCGCAGCCACGCCAATTCCAGTGCAGTTAAGCGAATGGTTATTCGCAGGGATTTATGCCGGGGAAGGCGTCAGGCTCGCTCCCTGCAAAACAGTTGATCTTCAGGTGCCGAGTCACAGTGAAGTGGTGCTGGAGGGCACGATCACACCAGGCGAAGTGATGCCGGATGGCCCCTTTGGTGACCACATGGGGTTTTACGGCGGTGTTGAGGACTCACCGCTGGTGCGGTTCCACTGCATGACGCAACGCAAGGATCCGGTTTTTCTGACCACCTTCAGCGGACGGCCTCCCAAGGAAGAAGCGATGCTTGCCATCGCACTGAACAGGATCTACACACCGATCCTGCGCCAGCAGATCCCCGAGATCAAAGATTTCTTCCTGCCGATGGAAGCGCTGAGCTACAAACTCGCGGTGATCTCGATCGACAAGGCCTACCCAGGTCAAGCGAAGCGAGCCGCGATGGCCTTCTGGAGCGCCTTGCCACAGTTCACCTACACCAAGTTCGTGGTGGTGGTCGACAGTCACATCAACGTGCGCGATCCTCGCCAGGTGGTCTGGGCCATCGCTGCTCAGGTGGATCCGCAAAGGGATCTGTTCACCCTGGAGAACACGCCATTCGACAGCCTGGACTTCGCCAGTGAGCAACTTGGCCTTGGCGGCAGACTGGCAATCGACGCCACAACAAAAGTTGGCCCTGAGAAAAACCATCCCTGGGGCAAACCGCTCAGCAGACCAGACGATCTCGAACAGCACGTCACTGATCGTCTGGACGAACTGGGTTTAAGCGACATCAGCAACAGGGAGCCGAACCCCGAATTGTTCGGCTACCTGCTGGATCAACTCATTGCCAACCGGCCTGGGCCATGA
- a CDS encoding iron uptake porin translates to MKLFKQLLVAPAALGLLAPMAAGATEVNVAGVSDYAPVSQDAVAVDQVTSITQFSDVYPTDWAYQALSNLIERYGCVAGYPNGTYRGNRAMTRFEAAALLNACLDRVTEVTDELKRLMKEFEKELAIVKGRVDGLEARVGELEATQFSTTTKLKGKVDFVMGGVSYGGEDYDLTIPTRQIGTTDDGDAIYYKDKGKYLGQDAFTFNYRATLNLNTSFTGKDLLYTRLRSGNFNTNAFSGKGYTGNITQLTVAKSTGDALKVDKLWYQFPLGADFQVYLGAKIENYYMLGAPATVYREILKDFKLGGYYGVYGASTSPGAGIVWKPNSLNDPYDPKFTVAVNYTAKNGAKGNPQTGGGIGTDTSKGKFLAQIGYGGPQWNINAGYAYIQDGMTVGYGTPLGATTKVQGGDDESASRGFSDANAFALRAWWQPSEASWVPSITLGWDYTSFSHDNDQGAITVDGTTFDGRNKRKQASQGWTVGLNWKDAFLKGNLLGFAIGQPQFETERENGTPDDGNYAMELYYQFQVTDNIAVTPAIFYVSRPFGELTGSGPRTGGENAESFNTFGYLVKTTFRF, encoded by the coding sequence ATGAAACTGTTCAAGCAACTGCTTGTTGCTCCTGCTGCTCTGGGCCTGCTGGCTCCGATGGCTGCCGGTGCAACTGAAGTCAATGTTGCCGGTGTTTCCGACTACGCCCCCGTGTCTCAGGATGCGGTTGCTGTGGATCAGGTCACCAGCATCACCCAGTTCTCTGACGTCTACCCGACCGACTGGGCCTATCAGGCTCTCAGCAACCTGATTGAGCGCTACGGCTGTGTCGCCGGTTATCCCAACGGCACCTACCGCGGCAACCGTGCCATGACCCGCTTTGAGGCGGCCGCACTGTTGAACGCCTGTCTCGACCGCGTCACCGAAGTGACCGACGAGCTCAAGCGTCTGATGAAGGAGTTCGAAAAAGAACTCGCCATCGTCAAGGGCCGTGTTGACGGACTGGAAGCTCGTGTTGGCGAACTGGAAGCAACCCAATTCTCCACCACGACCAAACTGAAAGGTAAAGTTGACTTCGTCATGGGCGGCGTCAGCTACGGCGGTGAGGACTACGACCTGACCATTCCTACCCGTCAGATCGGTACCACCGACGACGGCGACGCCATCTACTACAAGGACAAGGGCAAGTACCTCGGTCAGGACGCTTTCACGTTCAACTACCGCGCCACCCTGAACCTGAACACCAGCTTCACGGGTAAGGACCTGCTGTATACCCGCCTGCGTTCCGGTAACTTCAACACCAACGCCTTCTCCGGTAAGGGTTACACCGGCAACATCACCCAGCTGACCGTTGCTAAGTCAACGGGTGATGCCCTGAAGGTCGACAAGCTCTGGTATCAGTTCCCTCTGGGTGCCGACTTCCAGGTTTATCTGGGTGCCAAGATTGAGAATTACTACATGCTTGGCGCTCCCGCCACCGTGTATCGCGAGATTCTCAAGGACTTCAAACTGGGTGGTTACTACGGCGTTTATGGCGCCAGCACCTCTCCTGGTGCAGGTATCGTCTGGAAGCCCAACAGCCTGAACGATCCTTACGATCCCAAGTTCACTGTTGCTGTGAACTACACCGCCAAGAATGGCGCCAAGGGCAACCCCCAGACAGGCGGCGGTATCGGCACCGACACCTCCAAGGGTAAGTTCCTGGCTCAGATCGGCTACGGCGGTCCTCAGTGGAACATCAACGCTGGCTATGCCTACATCCAGGACGGCATGACCGTCGGTTACGGCACACCTCTGGGTGCTACCACCAAAGTTCAAGGTGGTGACGACGAGTCCGCATCTCGTGGTTTCAGTGACGCCAATGCGTTCGCCCTGCGTGCCTGGTGGCAGCCCTCCGAGGCAAGCTGGGTTCCCTCCATCACCCTTGGTTGGGACTACACGTCCTTCAGCCACGACAACGATCAAGGTGCAATCACCGTTGACGGCACCACTTTCGACGGCAGAAACAAGAGAAAGCAGGCTTCCCAGGGTTGGACCGTTGGTCTGAACTGGAAGGATGCATTCCTCAAGGGCAACCTGCTTGGTTTCGCCATCGGCCAGCCTCAGTTCGAGACCGAGCGTGAGAACGGCACTCCCGATGACGGCAACTACGCCATGGAGCTGTACTACCAGTTCCAAGTCACCGACAACATTGCTGTGACTCCCGCCATCTTCTACGTCTCCCGTCCCTTCGGTGAGCTCACCGGCAGCGGTCCTCGCACCGGTGGCGAAAATGCTGAAAGCTTCAACACCTTCGGCTACCTCGTGAAGACCACCTTCCGTTTCTGA
- a CDS encoding extracellular solute-binding protein, which yields MKLLAFPLLASLSFLTAAAQAEEVRVYSGRHYNTDRQSYKAFSDKTGIKVRLIEASGISLVERLKREGSNTKADVIILVDAARINNAAKAGLFQPINSAKLNSEVPARYRDPGNRWFGISRRVRAIVINPNQVKPSQVKTYAQLASPELKGKVCLRNRKNVYNQSLVADQLAIRGEAKTKAWLKGLVSNVSQPYFPGDIALIRAVAQGKCGVGVVNHYYLARMRAGINGAKDQKLGNQVKIVMPNPAHVNISAAAVSKYAKNKSAAVKLIEFLASPNGSRGIAGPTFEFPLTGVGGSTYLKGMTKFTPDNVTIAQLSALNPKAIQLMAQAGWQ from the coding sequence ATGAAGCTGCTTGCCTTTCCCTTGCTTGCATCACTGTCTTTTCTGACGGCTGCTGCGCAGGCTGAAGAAGTTCGTGTTTACTCCGGTCGTCATTACAATACCGACCGACAGAGTTACAAGGCTTTTTCCGATAAAACCGGTATCAAGGTTCGACTGATCGAAGCTTCCGGGATCTCCCTGGTTGAGCGCCTCAAGCGCGAAGGAAGCAATACCAAGGCTGATGTGATCATTCTTGTTGACGCAGCCAGAATTAATAATGCAGCAAAAGCAGGATTGTTTCAGCCGATCAACTCGGCCAAGCTGAATTCCGAAGTCCCAGCACGTTATCGGGATCCAGGTAATCGTTGGTTCGGAATTTCACGACGTGTTCGTGCCATCGTGATTAACCCTAACCAGGTTAAGCCTTCGCAGGTTAAAACTTATGCGCAGTTGGCTTCTCCTGAACTCAAAGGCAAAGTCTGTCTGCGTAATCGTAAAAATGTCTACAACCAGTCTTTGGTTGCTGATCAGCTCGCGATCCGCGGCGAGGCAAAAACCAAGGCTTGGCTAAAGGGTTTGGTTTCCAATGTTTCACAGCCTTACTTCCCTGGTGATATCGCCTTGATTCGTGCTGTTGCCCAGGGCAAGTGTGGTGTTGGCGTGGTCAATCATTACTATTTGGCCCGCATGCGTGCAGGGATTAATGGGGCGAAGGATCAGAAGCTCGGTAATCAGGTGAAAATTGTGATGCCGAATCCTGCGCACGTGAATATCAGTGCTGCAGCGGTTTCTAAATACGCCAAAAACAAATCAGCTGCTGTCAAGCTCATCGAGTTCTTGGCTTCTCCTAACGGAAGCAGAGGTATTGCGGGTCCCACCTTCGAGTTCCCACTGACTGGGGTTGGTGGCTCAACCTATCTCAAAGGGATGACAAAGTTCACACCAGATAATGTGACAATCGCTCAGCTGAGTGCATTGAATCCCAAGGCCATTCAGCTCATGGCCCAGGCCGGTTGGCAATGA
- a CDS encoding 2-phosphosulfolactate phosphatase family protein, translated as MQVSYFHAAADVPDTVGSADGPDAAVVIDVLRATTTIAWALHNGAEAVQAFADLDALRAEAQQWPESARLLLGERGGCMLEGFDLGNSPVAVTPELVHGKRLLMSTTNGTRALQRVRDVACVVTAALPNRRAVAERLLAGKHQRILILGSGWEGSYSLEDSLAAGAIGELLVSAGASVANDELHAALSLWNQWKHDPESCLRTASHGQRLIGIGNHDADFSCCAALDQIQVVPTQVEPGVLRAVPV; from the coding sequence ATGCAGGTTTCCTATTTTCATGCGGCCGCGGATGTTCCCGACACGGTCGGTTCCGCTGATGGTCCTGACGCAGCGGTCGTGATCGATGTTTTGCGTGCCACGACCACGATTGCCTGGGCGCTGCACAACGGTGCCGAGGCGGTTCAGGCGTTCGCTGATCTCGATGCCTTGCGCGCTGAGGCGCAGCAATGGCCTGAATCTGCTCGACTGCTGTTGGGGGAGCGTGGTGGTTGCATGCTCGAGGGCTTTGACCTTGGCAATTCCCCTGTGGCGGTGACCCCTGAGCTGGTGCATGGCAAGCGATTGCTGATGAGCACCACCAACGGCACCCGTGCACTGCAGCGGGTTCGCGATGTCGCTTGTGTTGTCACGGCGGCTCTGCCCAACCGACGCGCTGTCGCAGAAAGGCTGCTGGCAGGGAAACACCAACGGATCCTCATTCTTGGCAGTGGTTGGGAAGGCAGCTATTCCCTGGAGGATTCGCTGGCTGCTGGCGCGATCGGAGAGCTGCTTGTGTCGGCAGGAGCTTCGGTAGCGAATGATGAACTTCATGCGGCACTGTCCCTCTGGAATCAGTGGAAGCATGACCCTGAGTCCTGCCTACGCACCGCTTCGCATGGTCAGAGGCTGATCGGGATCGGCAACCACGATGCTGATTTCAGTTGTTGCGCGGCACTGGATCAGATTCAGGTCGTTCCGACCCAGGTCGAACCCGGTGTTTTACGAGCCGTTCCTGTCTGA
- a CDS encoding carbon-nitrogen hydrolase family protein, with amino-acid sequence MRDFLAAAVQLTSGSDPQSNFTAAEEQIDLAARRGAELIGLPENFAFLGEDSRRLELASDLAEQASSFLVTMARRYQVVIMGGGFPVPVGDGEHSYQRAQLVGRDGQILASYDKLHLFDVDLADGSSYRESASFSPGMTSPPVVDVPGLCRVGLSICYDVRFPELYRDLIGAGAELLMIPAAFTAFTGKDHWQVLLQARAIENTSYVLAPAQTGVYAGRRQNHGHSMVIDPWGTVLADAGVSPGAAVAPIDLDHLERIRRQMPCLKHRRTALF; translated from the coding sequence GTGCGTGATTTCCTGGCGGCGGCCGTGCAACTCACCAGCGGTTCCGATCCGCAGAGCAATTTCACTGCTGCCGAGGAACAGATCGACCTTGCTGCACGCAGGGGAGCCGAGTTGATCGGCCTTCCTGAGAACTTTGCCTTTCTCGGGGAGGATTCAAGGCGTCTGGAACTGGCGTCCGACCTTGCTGAACAGGCCTCCAGTTTCCTGGTCACCATGGCGCGTCGCTATCAGGTGGTGATCATGGGCGGCGGTTTCCCTGTCCCCGTCGGTGACGGTGAACACAGCTATCAACGCGCTCAGCTGGTGGGTCGAGATGGTCAGATCCTTGCCAGTTACGACAAACTCCATCTGTTCGATGTCGACCTGGCAGACGGCAGTTCCTATCGAGAGTCAGCCTCTTTCAGCCCTGGGATGACGTCTCCGCCCGTTGTGGATGTGCCTGGACTCTGTCGGGTAGGGCTGTCCATCTGCTACGACGTGCGCTTCCCTGAGCTCTACCGAGATCTGATCGGAGCAGGAGCTGAGTTGTTGATGATTCCCGCCGCTTTCACCGCCTTCACGGGTAAGGACCACTGGCAGGTGCTGCTTCAGGCGCGTGCGATCGAAAACACCTCCTACGTGCTTGCCCCTGCACAGACTGGTGTCTACGCAGGACGACGTCAGAACCATGGGCATTCCATGGTGATTGACCCATGGGGAACCGTGCTGGCCGATGCCGGGGTCAGCCCTGGTGCCGCCGTCGCTCCGATTGACCTGGATCATCTCGAGCGCATCCGCAGGCAGATGCCTTGCCTCAAGCACCGCAGAACCGCACTGTTCTGA